Proteins co-encoded in one Blastocatellia bacterium genomic window:
- a CDS encoding SAM-dependent DNA methyltransferase, protein MDASQYKDYVLILLFIKYVSDKFTSDPDFLIEIPEGGSFKDMVVLKGTKDIGDKMNKIISKLAEANDLKGVIDVADFNNEDKLGKGKEMQDRLSKLVGIFENPSLDFSRNRAEGDDILGDAYEYLMRHFATESGKSKGQFYTPAEVSRVMAKVIGISKAVQTQTIYDPTCGSGSLLIKAADETEQGVTIYGQEMDNATAALAKMNMILHNNETAEIQQANTLSSPAFIVDGNLKTFDFAVANPPFSSKAWGSGLDPKEDIYKRFEDGIPPDKNGDYAFLLHLIRSIKSKGKGAIILPHGVLFRGNVEAQIRQNIIRKGYIKGIIGLPANLFYGKAS, encoded by the coding sequence ATGGATGCTTCCCAATATAAAGATTACGTATTAATCCTATTATTTATCAAATATGTATCAGATAAATTTACTAGCGATCCTGATTTTTTAATTGAAATCCCTGAAGGCGGTAGCTTTAAGGATATGGTTGTACTTAAAGGTACTAAAGACATTGGCGACAAAATGAATAAGATTATCAGCAAATTGGCTGAAGCTAATGATCTTAAAGGTGTTATTGACGTAGCTGATTTTAATAATGAAGATAAGCTTGGCAAAGGTAAAGAAATGCAGGACAGGCTTTCAAAACTAGTTGGTATTTTTGAAAACCCAAGTCTTGACTTTAGCCGCAACCGTGCCGAGGGAGATGATATTTTAGGTGATGCCTATGAATACCTTATGCGACATTTTGCTACTGAATCGGGCAAGAGCAAAGGCCAATTCTACACCCCAGCAGAAGTTTCCCGTGTGATGGCAAAGGTTATTGGAATAAGCAAAGCAGTCCAAACCCAGACAATTTATGACCCAACTTGTGGTAGCGGCTCTTTGTTAATTAAAGCTGCGGACGAAACAGAACAAGGAGTTACTATTTATGGTCAAGAGATGGATAATGCAACTGCTGCGCTTGCTAAAATGAATATGATCTTGCATAACAACGAAACAGCAGAAATTCAACAAGCTAATACCCTATCATCACCTGCTTTTATAGTTGATGGGAATTTAAAAACTTTTGACTTTGCGGTTGCTAATCCGCCATTTTCTAGCAAAGCTTGGGGCAGTGGACTTGATCCTAAAGAAGATATTTATAAGCGTTTTGAAGATGGGATACCACCAGATAAAAACGGTGATTATGCTTTTTTACTACATTTAATTCGCTCGATAAAAAGCAAAGGTAAAGGAGCAATTATTTTACCTCATGGTGTACTGTTTCGAGGTAATGTAGAGGCTCAAATCCGTCAAAATATT